cacaaggttattgaatatgaaggacattgtcggataaaatccaacaaaggatctggtggtccacaaaaggatctgatgtgagtatcgacacacaaccagaggaagaatcaatgcaaagacattggattatagaaacaactaaatAACTTAGAACTCAattgtaaaggaattatgatttacaaagcgaaagatcagaagcagacgctctgatcaaggatggataagttcaatagacttaggggcacaatcgacgacaatttgattggcgagaaccagctcatgcttaAAATGACATCTgagtcggaaggatgaattctagtatctgtttgaggattgcgagcattggCAACAAATTGAattaacggactcaaaatgataatgacaatggatgtcaacaagattactagacttaagattaatcataatgcaagtaagcaagaatttcaagagcaaaaaggctcctgaggattttcggaagatcgaatggtattttgaacacttttgtgaaatacttgaatcaactggggatgagcggatactcggtaagtgcgagaattatctgtaggggtattcaggtgacaaagaacagcaaggcagtaagctcaaaggattctcggaacaacagagagaatttcggggtatcttgtaataacaagatcaactgggaaacattgtatgaatgtcgagtatacgtggttatccataggagtttatcgatggaagggaattgcaaaagcgatgaacacaagttctcaggttaacagcggagagtgtcttcagggtcttcacgtgcagcagacgatcatcagtaataaggggctctccgggtgaaagtgataacgagatcctaatgttagatttagcaaaactcatttaacccgaataggagagagttcagagtcccggagtaaaggtcgaggagtaaaagatcctagtaccacccaatggagacgtgggcccgtaagccgcacaaccatgttagtaaaaactttttcaaagactagactcgacttcggccaaggacttggaaagggggattcctacaagcagtcggctctgataccaacttgtgacgcccccgattcaatcgtacactaatcatgcacacaaacgtgtacgatcaagatcagggactcacggaaagatatcacaacacaactctaaaacataaataagtcatacaagcatcataatacaagccaggggcctcgagggctcgaatacaagtgctcgatcatagacgagtcagcggaagcaacaatatctgagtacagacataagttaaacaagttgccataagatggctagcacaaattgggatacagatcgaaagaggcgcaggcctcctgcctgggatcctcctaactactactggtcgtcgtcagcgggctgcacgtagtagtaggcacctccggtgtagtaggagtcgtcgtcgacggtggcgtctggttcctgggctccagcatctggttgcgacaaccaggtagaaaggaaagggggaaaagagggagaaaagcaaccgtgagtactcatccaaagtactcgcaagcaaggagctacactacatatgcatgggtatatgcataacgggccatatcggtggactgaactgtagaatgccagaatatgagggggatagctaatcctgtcgaagactacgcttcaggccacctccatcttgcagcatgtagaagagagtagatggtaagttcaccaagtagcatcgcatagcataaacctacccggcgatcccctcctcgtcgccctgttagagagcgatcaccgggttatatctggcacttgaaagggtgtgttttattaagtatccgattctagttgtcataagatcaaggtacaactccgggtcgtccttttaccgagggacacggctattcgaatagataaacttccctgcaggggtgcaccacataacccaacacgctcgatcccctttggccggacacactttcctgggtcatgcccggcctcggaagatcaacacgtcgcagccccacctaggctcaacagagaggtcagcacgccggtctaaatcctatgcgcgcaggggtctgggcccatcgcctattgcacacctgcatgttgcgtacgcggccggaagcagacctagcccccttaatacaagcgcgagcttacggtccaatgcggcgcgcgccactcagtcgcttacgtcaaaaagagcttcggctgataccacgacgccgagtgcccataactgttcccgcgtagttggttagtgcgtatagaccaaatggccagactcagatcaaataccaagaactcgttaagcgtgttattattaagtatccgcggacgccgaccagggccaggcccacctctctcctaggtggtctcaacccgccctgtcgctccgccacagagtaacagtcgggggccgtcaggaacccaggcccacctctaccgggatggagccacctgtcctttcagccccctcatcagaatcgcttgcgggtactcaacgagctgacccgactttagtcaccacatgagtcatgtatataaagtatatagtatatacccgtgatcacctcccgaagtgatcacgacccagtagtatagcatgtcagacggacaagagtgtagggccactgatggaacactagcatcctatactaagcagtaggatagcaggtaagggtaacaactgtagcaacaatgataggctatgcagcagaataggattaaccgaaagcagtaacatgctacactcttctaatgcaagcagtatagagaagaatatgcgatatctggtgatcaaggggggggggattgcctggaagctccgctgaaagggaagaagggtcgtcgtcgacgtagtcgatcacagggacatcagcagcggtctcggggtctaccggagaagaagagggggcagaaacagtaaatataaggcacacagatgcatgacatgacaataagcaGTAGTAGGCCTGTTCTAACGTAGCACTACacggtaccggcgaagggggataacatccaggaaagttttcccgaagtttgtcattatcggacagatgaaacggaggggaaaggttgcatgttcgctatgctaggggcacgtgacagatgaacggagagcgtatttgaattcgtctcgtcgttctgagcaactttcatgtataaaactttttcatccgagttacggattattttctaagatttttcaaagatttaacaaTACCCGGAAAAATCCtgaaattttgctaagtctgaGAATTCGTCAGTTTTTAACATCACTTAGCTGTTTTCAAAAGGCTACAGCTATTGTTCTGTCTATCCTGTGAATTAGTGCCTTATATCAAATCTGAGCACTTTGCTGTGATCTAAATGATAGTATCAAGTGCAGCTATGTTAGCATCCATTTGCTTGATCAAAACTTTGTTGGAAAAGTGCTACTTCAACATTTCTGTTTCTGCTTTTCAGTTAACAGAACGTAGTAatttgtgatttttgtaggatttaatcCACGCATCAAATGGACTTGGTCCAGTGGGGTATACTGAAGCTTGTCATGTATAATTTCTACACATATTATTTTCAGTCATGTTAACAACTGTTTAACCATAGTTTAAGGGTTGTCTAGGGGGTTACTCATTGTAGATTTAGAAAAGCTAGAACCATCTACAGTAGCAAGCAGCGGTACAGTAGAGCAGGAGCAAGCAGGCGAGGGCGCTGCAGCAGGGGAGTCAAGGCTGTGCGCGAGGCGGACGGGCGCGCGTACGCGCAGGCGCGGTCGGGGTGCTCCGGCGGGCAGCCAGTAGAGTAGCTGCTTGCGGCAGCGGCAACAGCAATAGGCAGGGCAAGTAGCAGCGGCAGTAGCATCAGGTAGCAGGAGCGGCAGCTAGCAGCGGCAACGCAAACCATTAGCGCTAGCGGCGGCGGCAGCAAAGCGAAGGCAACAACAAGGACAGAGAGCAGTGGCAGGATGCACGCATGTACGCGTACGCGTACGCGGGATCTCGGACGAACTCGGGGATGACGACTACGGCAACGGATCGAGAGGGCAAGCAGGGGGAATGGGGGAGGAGCTCACAGTGCATCCTTGGCGTGCTCAGGGAGGGTCGGGGTGGACTGGAGCCACAACAACGACGGTGAGTTGGTGACGGCCGGACGAAGGGGACGAAGACAACGTCAGCTCGAGGGCGTCCTGGCTTGAGCTAGTCCCCGGGACGGACGAAGCCGGCCGCGGCGGACCTCCTGGACGTGCCCCCGCACGCCGGAGACGATGGTGGCCGCGACGATGACGGCGAGAGGTGTCGGGCGCGAGAGTGGCACANNNNNNNNNNNNNNNNNNNNNNNNNNNNNNNNNNNNNNNNNNNNNNNNNNNNNNNNNNNNNNNNNNNNNNNNNNNNNNNNNNNNNNNNNNNNNNNNNNNNNNNNNNNNNNNNNNNNNNNNNNNNNNNNNNNNNNNNNNNNNNNNNNNNNNNNNNNNNNNNNNNNNNNNNNNNNNNNNNNNNNNNNNNNNNNNNNNNNNNNNNNNNNNNNNNNNNNNNNNNNNNNNNNNNNNNNNNNNNNNNNNNNNNNNNNNNNNNNNNNNNNNNNNNNNNNNNNNNNNNNNNNNNNNNNNNNNNNNNNNNNNNNNNNNNNNNNNNNNNNNNNNNNNNNNNNNNNNNNNNNNNNNNNNNNNNNNNNNNNAAATAGGCGGGATGGGGCGCCGATGGTCGCCACCGCGGCCATGGCGCCGTGGATGGCCGCCACGGCATCGTCTGCTTGTGTAGCGGGAGGAAGGGGAAAACGGGGGGGTGTTGGGCTGGGCTGTGCAGGCCTGCTAGATAGATGGGCCACGTGGCCCAAGGGAGGGGGCtttgttttatttctgttttcttttcttttattttctttttacatgTTTATTTAACTTCCACAATACTTTAATTAGTTAAAATACAAAAGTAGTTTCTAAATTATTGTACTAtttatacctctgccacaaaaagtTCTAGTCCTAAATAAAATAGTTTGCTAATTTATAAAATAAGAAAaggcatttaactaattgttttagctactgttttcaTTAATTTTGagcacttaaacattttataaaaatttgGTTTCTTTCACAAACAATACTTTATGAATTATTTACCACAGTTGCACATTTTAGATTTGACATTTGataacttttattgtttgactttattttaaactTGAATTTTGAATTGGTTAGAATCAACGTGGGACCTAGCAACAGTAAAagcgatgacatggcatcattagcaaagattactgtagcttaattatccgggcgttacactttCCCGGTTGGCTACGACGGTCATTTCGTTCATGTCACAACCTCTCCATCGACCAAACTCCATCCTCCTCGGCAGGCGACCCCGATAACTCCGCAAATCGAATCAAACAAGCTCCTCGAGTTTGGTGTGAGTGCTTGAAGAAGACTCTTTGAGAAAGGGTTTCAAAATTGGAAAACTGACTTTAGACTTTTTACCAAATCTATTGATTGTGAACTCTTTGTGCACTAAATTCATgtgttgatgatgatgaactctttgctaaACCCCCGCTTTAGCAAAGAATTCGATATCTTTTTTCGAGGAATCGAGAGGATCACTGCCTTTCATTTCGCGGGTAAATACATATTTACAAGAGGTGGACTCGTTTTGAGAAAAATCGCTCCAAAAACCCGCTAAAAAAACAAGCCACCTAGCGAATCCCCTTTGGTGGTTGGTAGTTACCCAAAGCCATTCCCCTCTGCTTGATGTCCTCAAGGGCCAGCCTTGCAACCTCGATGTAGGTCATACGAGTTCTTTTGAAGATGGGCCTATTCCTCTCCTTCCAAATTTTCTGTACCACTGCGCCGACACTTCTCCTCGCGTGAGAACCAAGAAATCATGCCACTGCACCATTCCACATTGACAGGAGCATGCCGCATGACGAGAACAACTCTCCATGCAGTTTCTGACCACCAAGGAGAAAGGGCAATCCTTGCACAGGTGGGTCGCCATTTCCGAGGAGTTTAGGCAAAGATGGCATCTAGTATCATTTTGAAttgttttactttattttttttaaTATTCACGTGGGTGCATTTGAGTTAGAGTGTAGAAACTCGATGTCGCTCTTGATTGGGCTCCCTATTGCACGCCATTGCATTTCTTTCATGTTGTTCTCGTTCGGTTGCCTACCACATGGCCGTTGTAGCGTATTTTTTATTTGTAAAAGATAGCTTGGTTGTATGATAGATTTAAAAAATATATAGATTGAAAATTTTCATGTATTTTAAAAGATGTCCAtgaatttttaaaatgttcatgaactaaaaaaatattcacaaaattataaaaatgttcatgggCTTATAAATTGTCAAAAAATAAAAACTATCCATGGATTTGGAAAATATTCACAAATCTGAAAActgttcacgaattttaaaaacATTCACTAATTTTGAAAGTTTTTTAAATATATTTGGAAGTGTttaaaaaatttaaaactaaaaccaaagaaaaatgaaaaagggaagataaaaataataaaaaagaaaacCGGCAAAACTGTTGAGAAACatcggaaaaaaagagaaaaaaagggcgAAGAACCTGCTAGAACGTTTTCgaaacagtttgtctaattcacatctagatgttttctaGAAATGTCACATCTGAACTCCCACAACTAACATAGCAAcaagaaacagaaaaaaagttgGGACAAAAAAAATTAGACCACAAACATAGTGGACATCAGGTTATATGcgacataattatgtcacatctagatgtgttatAGACAGACCCTTCTCGAAAACCTGCTCTGGGGGTTACAGGGGTCAGGCCCAGTACTGTCCAGGATGTGCGTTTTGTACCATTTACACATTATATTATTCCTCGCCTTAAGCTCTAAATAGGATTTTCGCTGTTTAAAACCCTCCGGGCTCGCCATTCAGGCTTTTCCACGGTGTCGCGGCCGCCACGGAAGGACCGCCCGGCCCAGAGCAGACTCACCCTGCATCCATCTATCTCCCCTAAAACCCTAAAAACACGAGAAGCCCTACTCTGCCTCTCCTCCCCCGAATTGCCGCCTCTCCTCCACCGGAGAGAGAAGCCAAGGAAGGATGCCGCGGATCACTTCGGTGGAGAGCCCCGGCTGCCCGCCGCTCCGCGCCATCACCACCGACATCCTCGGCCTCATCAAAGGTACTGCCGCCTTGCCCGAATTCGCCGCCTCCCCTCCGCCGCCACCTGCTGCTCACTGTTCCTTCTCCGTTTTAATCCCGGCGCAGTCGTCGAGGCCCGCACTAGACCGGCGGGCGTCGCCAAGGTCGTCGAGACGTGGGGCGAACCCGACGCCTCCAGGGCCATCCTCGTCGCTTCACTCGCCGACCGAGCCGTCGACCCCGTCAGTCCCCCTCTACCAGCTCAGCTCAGCTCTCTCTCATGAGCTCTTGGTCCATCACGGTTGCTCATTCCTATAATCGCGATTGTCTATTGTGTTGCGTTTTGCAGGTTTTGGCTGTGGCAAGGAAGAACGGTGTGGTGAGTGACTGCTGCTTCTCAGAGTTGGGACGCTTACCTTGTGTGTCTTTCAGTTGGTTGTTAATTCCAAAGGTTTTTGTGTAGGTTGAGTTGCTGAATCCCCTGAATGGTGATGCTCTGGCCGCTTTCAAGTTCTCTAGGACAGACCAAACTGTCGGAGCTGTGGAAAATGATCCCCTAGTCGCCCTGCACCTCTTCAGAAAACATGCACCAGACTTAACCACGTAATTTTCACATGCTGATAATTTTCCCCGTAATAGATATCTTACAACACGTCTACACCTGTATTAAGTTCCATATCATTGAAAAGTTCATTGCTCTTCTGCATTTTGGTGATATTGGCCAAATTGTATTTACATTTAGTTGCTCGTTGCAGGTTAGGTACATTTCTTGCTTGTACGGAGAAGGGCAAAGCAAGTGTGAGATCTGTTGCAAAAGAAAACACGGCATCTGACTCGGATGTTGGGCCATCAAGCACTTGGGACGTGTGTAACAAGGGTACATTGCAGTTTTCATCTGTGGATGCTGGTGAAAACTATGCAATGTTCGGAGGGTGAGTTGACTATAACCTCTAGCATGCGATTGCCTAATACTGTGGCTGCATTCCTTTTATTTACCAGCTTTTCTGTATGAGATGTGAAAATCATTTAGGAAATTTGTGGCGTTTTAACAGTTATTTCATTCATTTTAGGAATGGTATGGAAGTAAACTTGTGGGATATCACATCTTGTAGTAAGATGTGGTCTGCTAAATCTGTAAGTACcaatctgttttttttttcttattAGCTGATATATTAGCAAACTATTGTCCATGTTAACTTTATTTTGATCTCACAGCCCCGAGCTAACAACGTTGGTATATTTACCAAACCTTGGTTCACTGCTGGAACTTTCCTGTGCAAGGATGATCACCGTAAAATTGTAGCCGGCACAAATAATCATCAGGTACCATATCTCATCACTGTTATGCTAACAGAACTCCAAATTTAATCTTTTATGGATAAAATTTGCTCAATGTTTGTGTTAGAATTCAACAAATTTAACCAGTTCAGCTCTCTGGCTGCAACGCTGCTGTTGATGGGGTTTTGTTATGATGTGTCTGTTACATCTGTGTAGTCCCCTCATAGATTGTAAATAATGAAACCATTTCATTTGCTTAATTGACGTGTTTCTACTTCCTTTTATGCTAGGCAGTGACTAGCTGTGGATGTTTGCTACGATCATTTGCATCTGTAATATATTATGCTGCACTGATGATGACTGCTCAACTTCACTAACAACTAATGGTGTTTTCATTTTGTGTTTGCCAGGTTCGCTTATACGATACTGCTTCGCAAAGAAGACCTGTTGTTTCAGTTGATTTTAGGGAGTCACCAATCAAGGCAGTTGCAGGGGATCCAGATGGAcatactgtctatattgggacagGAACAGGAGACCTCGCTTCCTTTGACATGAGAACAGGTATGATAAACAGATGGTGTGCAGTATCTTTTAATGGAACTGAGTATTTTTGGAACATGTTCCTTTTCTAGTGTTAAAATAGCTTATATTCAGTTTAGGTAACTACTGAATTTTGAAGATTTGAATTTCGAGATAGACCTGTGTTTTCTTAAACTTCAACCCATGTGTCACAAGTCTACTCCTATTTAATCATCAGATCCACTTCATGTTTGCTGTTTTGTATAGGCAATAATGGTATGAAGTACCTATATTGGTctgttctttattttattttgtctacTAATCGACAGATAGTTAGTGACATGCAGTTGCAGCTAATGGAAATGGTAGAGCTGAAATATTTATCAGCATTTCTACATGTTAGAGTTCGATATATAATCTTTAACTGATCGGAGATTGCGTAGCACTTAGTTTATTATTAAATAAAATGACATGGACAAATGATTATGGCTAATAACAACCCAAGGTACAATGTATGCGAGTATAGCTTATTTTACAGTGTTGTGATTGGTGTGTACCTTTTTTACAGGAAAACTACTCGGATGCTATGTTGGTAAATGCAGTGGAAGTATTAGATCGATAGTTAGGCATCCGGAGCTGCCTTTGATAGCATCTTGCGGTGAGTAATAAATTTTCATTTATTTCAGATTGATTTATTTTGAATGCAACATATAGTTTTATGTTCCCTCAATTTTGTTGTGCACTTTTACTTTTTATTGGCTGTCTTTGTTTGTACTTCTTTGAACTAACTCAGGATATTATTTTGGTCTTTGTAGGATTGGACAGCTACTTGCGAATCTGGGATACAAATACAAGGCAGCCGCTTTCTGCGGTATGTCTAAAATTAA
This region of Triticum aestivum cultivar Chinese Spring chromosome 2D, IWGSC CS RefSeq v2.1, whole genome shotgun sequence genomic DNA includes:
- the LOC123052587 gene encoding WD repeat-containing protein 74 produces the protein MPRITSVESPGCPPLRAITTDILGLIKVVEARTRPAGVAKVVETWGEPDASRAILVASLADRAVDPVLAVARKNGVVELLNPLNGDALAAFKFSRTDQTVGAVENDPLVALHLFRKHAPDLTTLGTFLACTEKGKASVRSVAKENTASDSDVGPSSTWDVCNKGTLQFSSVDAGENYAMFGGNGMEVNLWDITSCSKMWSAKSPRANNVGIFTKPWFTAGTFLCKDDHRKIVAGTNNHQVRLYDTASQRRPVVSVDFRESPIKAVAGDPDGHTVYIGTGTGDLASFDMRTGKLLGCYVGKCSGSIRSIVRHPELPLIASCGLDSYLRIWDTNTRQPLSAVYLKQHLMTVVIDSHFSAEESEETKSKQPDSSMVAEAAVRREKKKKKNVFVEEDEEGTQMVDPDDCDAEAVRKEKKKKKKKTVTEDDEETQMVDPDEGDAETVRKVKKKKKNRRVAEDEEGTQMADLNDSDAEMYAPKRIKSESGERSKGTKKKSKKQQVA